CAGTGTTAGTTGTAACCTTGGACCAGTCCGGCCTAAACAAAAATTTCATTCCCTCTCCTGAGCCCGGCAAAGTAAGAGACCTGATTATGATTACAATAAGCAACACAAACAGCACGGGCATCATTACTTTATTGCACTTTTCTATGCCGTTCTTTACTCCCATCAAAACTACAAGACAAGTGCATAGCAAAAAGACCAGCATATAAAGAGTGTTTTCTGAACTTGACGTAGAGACGCTGGTGAACATGCTGTTAAATGCTCCCTGGTCTGCAGCAGAAAATTTCATCCCGATTGCTTTAATCAGATAATCAATAGTCCAGCCGCCGACAACACAATAAAATGACAAAACAGTTGTTACGCCAAGCACGCAAACAAGTCCGGCATATTTCCATTTAGAACCGGGAGCAAGAATTTTGAAAGCTCCATAAACATCTTGCTGACTGCGTCTTCCGATGACATACTCGGAAATCATTCCGGGCAGACACAAGAAAACAACGCATATCAAGTAGATAACAATAAATGCCGCGCCTCCGTTTGTTCCAACCAGATACGGAAATCTCCAAAGATTGCCAAGTCCTACAGCTGAACCAATTAGAGCGATAAGCATTCCAAATGAACTTCCAAATCCTTCTTGTTTTGCCATAACAACCTATTGTTTTTTATATGTAATAAATTGAAAATCAATATTATTTTCCTGGTCATGCAGAACGGAGGATTTTTTTGCCTCGTTCCATTCCGTCATTTTTATCTCAGGAAAAAAAGTATCCGCACCATCTTTATGAGAAAATATTTTTGTGATATATAATCTGTCGGCGAACCTAAAAAATTCTTTATAAATACTTCCACCTCCTATCACAAAGAACTCATTTTTAGAGTTTTGCGCATCATGTGCAAGTTTTTCAAAATCATTTGCAATCTCTACGGAAGTATTGGAAGGCGTTCCGTCTTTTTTAAATTTTGCAACTTCCGGCAGAGGAAAATTGTGATGTGAAACAATTATATTTCTTCTCCCGGGAAGCGGACGCCCTATTGATTCAAATGTTTTCCTCCCCATAATCACAGGACTCCCTAAAGTGGTGGCCTTAAAATATTTAAGGTCCTCGCTTATATGCCAAAGGAGATTATTTTTCATCCCGATGGCACCATCCTCTGCAACTGCAACTATAAGAGATAACATTCCAAAATAATTTTATTCTTGCTACAAAAACTTTCCTACCAAACAAATCCTCAGCACATCTGCCTGCTAAACAGCAATAGGAGCTTTAATGGAAGGCCATGGATTATAATCTGTTAGCTCAAAATCCTCATATTTAAAAGAGAAAATATCTTTTTGCTCCCCATGTATTATCATCTTCGGAAGAGGTCTCGGCTCTCTGGAAAGTTGCTCTTTAACCTGCTCAAAATGATTAAGATATATATGAGCATCTCCTAGAGTGTGAACAAAATCTCCAAGCTTGAAGCCGCAAACTTTTGCTATCATCATGGTAAACAAAGCATAGGAGGCAATATTAAACGGCACCCCCAAAAAAGTATCGGCGCTTCTTTGATAAAGCTGGCAAGAAATAGTGTTGTTTACAACGTAAAATTGAAATAAAGCATGACAAGGAGGCAAGGCCATTTTATCAATTTGCGCAACGTTCCATGCAGAAATAATTAACCTTCTGGAATCCGGATTTGTCTTTAGCTGATTCATCAGATTTGACAGCTGGTCAATGGTTTTCCCGTTTCCGCAATCCCATCTTCTCCACTGCGCTCCATAAACGGGACCCAGTTCCCCCGTCGCATCCGCCCATTCATCCCAAATGCTAACCCCGTGCTCTTTAAGATATTTAATATTTGTATCTCCCTGTATAAACCAAAGCAGTTCGTAAATAATTGATTTCAAGTGTACTTTCTTGGTGGTTAGCAACGGAAATCCGTCATCCAGATGAAATCTCATCTGATAACCAAAAATGCTTTTTGTCCCAACTCCGGTTCTATCATGTTTTATAACTCCCTCATTCATAATTTTTTGAAGGAGGTCCAGATACTGCTTCATGCTAAATAAATTCTATTTGTTCAGGTTCTTTGCAAAGTTATTTAATTTTCCTCCAAAAATGTATAAGCTCAAAAAGAATAGCGCCATTACTCCTCTTTGTTTCATAATTGTGGCGAAAAGACTTTAAGCAATATTGGTAAATGATCGCTGGCTCCTCCCAAATACTGCGGGCCGTTCAGAGTTTTTTTCATCTTGTTCCCAAGAAACATTTTATCCTCCTGCAGCAAAAAATCTGACTTAAAAATAACCATGCTGGAATCTGTGCAAAAAATCCACTGTGCATCCCGGCCATATTTACCCTCCGTGCCATTGCCTTTATAAACAAGATGTTGCGACAATAAAAATTGGTCCAGCATTTCCCATTTCCCATTGTATTTATGAGTCCCCTCTCTAAAATGAGAGCTTAAAAAAGTTGTGGCGCAATTTTTAAATCCCGACAGATTTTGCAATGGTTTTGATTCCGGAGTATCATTAAAATCTCCCATTAGAATAATATTTGCATTAGGCTGAGATTGCAAAATAGAATCTGTAAAACAGCGTACTATATTAGAAATCAGCATTCTGCTCTTAAGCGTTCTCTGCTCTCCTCCTAGTTTTGACGGCCAGTGATTAACCAGCACATGCAGCGTATCCAATTCATTTACAATCCCTTTGGCATACAGCACCCATCTGGTCTTAAACTTTTTTAGCTCCGTTCCGCCGGAAACTTTTGAAAGAATAGAACTGTCGGGAAGAAAATTAATTCTCAAAAGTTTAAAGCGGGAAGGCCTGTAAAGCAAGGCCACATCTATCCCGCGCTCATCTTGTGAATCTCTATGTATTATCTTGTAATTCAGACGCGCCAGCGGTGTCTCATTCACAAGCTGATTTAGCACAAATCTGTTCTCTACCTCAGCAAGACCAATAAGCGCAGGGGGTTCTGAGGCCATTCCCTCCACTCCAGTCTCTCCTGTTTGCTCGCCCGCTGATATTATGACCTTTGCAATGTCATCTCTCTTTTTCTCAAATTTTTTCCAAGTCCAGTAATACTTGCCAAACGGGGTAAAGTCATTGTCATTACTTCCCGGATTATCAAACGGTTCAAAGAAATTCTCCACATTCCAGAACATCACAAGCATAATCAAAACTTTCCCAATTTCTTTCATTATTTCTTTTTTTAGGCGGGAAATAAAAAGAAGTTAAAGTACAAATCCAAGTTAATTGATGTATTTATTATGAAAACCCGGTAAAATTGTTAAATTTGCATAATTACCGGTAGATAATAACACCGTCATACAAATAAACAAGATATGTCAGTAAAATGTGGTATTGTCGGGCTCCCGAATGTAGGTAAGTCCACTCTATTTAATTGTATCAGCTCTGCTAAGGCGGAAGCTGCTAATTTTCCATTTTGTACTATTAATCCTCAAATAGGATTTACCTCTGTTCCGGATGAAAGGTTGGAAACGCTTGTAAAAATGGTTCATCCAAAGAACATAGTTCCGGCTACTGTAGAAATTGTAGATATTGCAGGCCTTGTAAAAGGGGCCAGCAAAGGAGAAGGCCTTGGCAATCAGTTCCTTGCAAACATAAGAGAGACGGATGCAATCTTACATGTGCTAAGATGTTTTGATGATACAAATATTGTTCATGTTAACGGCAGCGTTGACCCAGTAAGGGATAAGGAAGTTGTGGATACGGAGCTGCAAATTAAAGATTTGGAGACCGTTGAGAGCAGACTGTCTAAAGTGCAGAAGCAGGCAAAAACCGGCGGAGATAAAGACGCTCTTAAACTTTGCGGCGTGCTGGAACAGTACAAGGCGGCTTTGGAACAGGGCAAATCTGCAAGAACCGTCACCTTTGAAAGCAAAGATGACCAGAAACTTGCTAAGGAATTGTATCTGCTTACAAATAAACCGGTTATGTATGTTTGCAATGTGGATGAAAAGAGCGCAAAGAACGGGAATGCTTATGTTGAGAAAGTCAGAGAGGCCGTAAAGGATGAAGGGGCGGAAATATTGGTCATTGCCGCAAAAATTGAGTCTGATATTGCCGAAATGGAGACTTATGAAGATAAGAGGATGTTCCTGGATGAGCTGGGATTAAAGGAATCTGGCGTAGTACGCTTAATACAAGGTGCTTACAAGCTCCTTAACCTGGAAACATTTTTTACCCAGGGAGAGCCGGAAGTCAGAGCATGGACATACAATAAAGGAGATAAGGCACCTCAGGCGGCAGGAGTTATCCATACCGATTTTGAGAAAGGCTTTATCAGAGCAGAGGTTATTAAGTTCCAGGATTTTGTGAAATATGGTTCCGAGGCGGCGTGCCGGGCTGCCGGGAAACTTGCTACGGAGGGAAAAGATTACACGGTTCAAGATGGTGATATTATGCATTTTCTATTTAATGTCTAGTGTCTAATATTTAATCTGTCGGGAGCCGCAATTAAATAAAACAACTTGTTAATATTGAATTGATGCTTAATAAAAATCTATTATTGGGTGATGAGGCGCTTGCCCTTGGCGCACTTCACGCGGGAATCACAGGCGTATACGCCTACCCGGGAACACCCTCGACAGAAATTACCGAATTCATTCAGCAACAGCCGCTGACAAAAGAACGCGGTATCCACAGCGAGTGGAGCTGTAATGAAAAAACAGCTATGGAGAGCGCATTGGGAACATCTTATGCGGGCAAGCGCGCTCTGGTATGTATGAAGCATGTTGGCATGAATGTTTGTGCCGACGCATTT
The window above is part of the Bacteroidales bacterium genome. Proteins encoded here:
- the ychF gene encoding redox-regulated ATPase YchF; this translates as MSVKCGIVGLPNVGKSTLFNCISSAKAEAANFPFCTINPQIGFTSVPDERLETLVKMVHPKNIVPATVEIVDIAGLVKGASKGEGLGNQFLANIRETDAILHVLRCFDDTNIVHVNGSVDPVRDKEVVDTELQIKDLETVESRLSKVQKQAKTGGDKDALKLCGVLEQYKAALEQGKSARTVTFESKDDQKLAKELYLLTNKPVMYVCNVDEKSAKNGNAYVEKVREAVKDEGAEILVIAAKIESDIAEMETYEDKRMFLDELGLKESGVVRLIQGAYKLLNLETFFTQGEPEVRAWTYNKGDKAPQAAGVIHTDFEKGFIRAEVIKFQDFVKYGSEAACRAAGKLATEGKDYTVQDGDIMHFLFNV
- a CDS encoding thymidylate synthase, encoding MKQYLDLLQKIMNEGVIKHDRTGVGTKSIFGYQMRFHLDDGFPLLTTKKVHLKSIIYELLWFIQGDTNIKYLKEHGVSIWDEWADATGELGPVYGAQWRRWDCGNGKTIDQLSNLMNQLKTNPDSRRLIISAWNVAQIDKMALPPCHALFQFYVVNNTISCQLYQRSADTFLGVPFNIASYALFTMMIAKVCGFKLGDFVHTLGDAHIYLNHFEQVKEQLSREPRPLPKMIIHGEQKDIFSFKYEDFELTDYNPWPSIKAPIAV
- a CDS encoding dihydrofolate reductase; the protein is MLSLIVAVAEDGAIGMKNNLLWHISEDLKYFKATTLGSPVIMGRKTFESIGRPLPGRRNIIVSHHNFPLPEVAKFKKDGTPSNTSVEIANDFEKLAHDAQNSKNEFFVIGGGSIYKEFFRFADRLYITKIFSHKDGADTFFPEIKMTEWNEAKKSSVLHDQENNIDFQFITYKKQ